One window of Acidobacteriota bacterium genomic DNA carries:
- a CDS encoding tryptophan 7-halogenase encodes MIQPGSKSLRKIAVVGRGTAGCMAAASVTRLHPDSDHELHHIYDSRIPVIGVGEGSWPSLVQELRQLTDLPHETIQQRLNGTRKYGVAFEGWGRRHRDFTHYFTPQQVSYAYHLSADSMAELLEESTRARHIDAKVLDIARVEGGAQVEFEGLAPERYDLVFDARGFPRELHPEQHIDISFIPTNTAVIRRCPAIVREEPEGPVLRHTYTRAVARPHGWIFVIPLTVHTSYGYIFNRDLSSLAEVESDFDAFLETDDVTEFEQRSVIPFPNFVHRHIYDGTVARIGNAATFMEPLEATAIVSAQFQIGMVLQMRLNRSEEYLERDAPVVNRFLVNNMLCYGLFVGWHYSCGSKHDSRFWRHARDHAWPRHRTAADPKLVDCAALRRFDDMIELMNRPVIDKSDWNRMCAVPLTSYCQLSQGLGC; translated from the coding sequence GTGATACAGCCGGGAAGTAAATCCTTACGGAAGATCGCGGTTGTCGGGCGAGGAACCGCGGGGTGCATGGCGGCTGCCAGCGTGACCCGGCTTCATCCCGACAGCGACCACGAGCTGCACCACATCTACGATTCCCGCATCCCGGTCATCGGAGTGGGTGAAGGCAGTTGGCCGAGCCTGGTTCAGGAATTGCGGCAACTGACCGATCTTCCTCATGAAACCATCCAGCAGCGCCTGAATGGAACTCGCAAGTACGGCGTGGCGTTCGAGGGATGGGGTCGGCGCCATCGAGACTTCACCCACTACTTCACGCCGCAACAGGTTTCCTACGCCTACCACCTGTCCGCCGACTCCATGGCGGAGCTGCTGGAGGAAAGCACGCGTGCGCGCCACATCGACGCCAAGGTGCTAGACATCGCCAGGGTGGAGGGCGGCGCCCAAGTGGAATTCGAGGGTCTGGCGCCGGAACGCTACGACCTGGTGTTCGATGCCCGCGGTTTTCCAAGGGAACTGCATCCGGAACAGCATATCGACATCTCCTTCATCCCCACCAATACGGCCGTCATCCGTCGCTGTCCGGCCATCGTCAGGGAAGAGCCGGAGGGGCCGGTTCTGCGGCACACCTATACCCGCGCGGTTGCGCGTCCCCACGGTTGGATATTCGTCATTCCGCTGACGGTACACACATCCTACGGGTACATCTTCAACCGCGACTTGTCCAGCCTTGCCGAAGTCGAATCGGACTTTGACGCCTTCCTTGAAACAGATGACGTAACGGAATTCGAGCAACGCTCCGTCATTCCGTTTCCCAATTTCGTCCATCGTCACATCTACGATGGCACGGTGGCCCGCATCGGCAACGCGGCCACCTTCATGGAACCCCTGGAAGCAACGGCGATCGTTTCAGCGCAGTTCCAGATCGGGATGGTTCTCCAAATGCGGCTCAACCGTTCGGAAGAGTATCTCGAGCGCGACGCTCCGGTGGTCAATCGATTTCTCGTCAACAACATGCTCTGCTACGGCCTGTTCGTCGGCTGGCACTATTCCTGCGGCTCGAAGCACGACAGCCGATTTTGGCGCCACGCCCGCGACCACGCCTGGCCGCGGCACCGAACGGCGGCGGACCCCAAGTTGGTGGATTGCGCCGCGCTTCGCAGATTCGACGACATGATCGAGCTGATGAACCGGCCGGTCATCGACAAATCGGACTGGAATCGGATGTGCGCCGTCCCGCTCACCAGTTACTGTCAGTTGTCACAGGGTCTTGGGTGTTAG
- a CDS encoding CPBP family intramembrane metalloprotease — MKTNRPLFWIVLVLLSLSSLVGAYRYFGEAFPLITLDLQMDRATALQRAKELAGRYHWGPQDYEQAASFGSSSQVQNFIELEGGGKEAFTRVMASDLYSAYTWGVRHFREKETTESLIRFTPAGELWGFRETLPEDQPGATLSEEKARHLAESRLKEILGIELGPYELVEHAQEVQPGGRTDHRLVYEHRRRDIGEARYRLRLTVSGDRFTEIGRYIKVPESFNRRYQEMRSSNTTIGTVGGVAMVLVYILGGCLIGLFFLLRRGWVLWKQALFWGLLVASLQGLVALNQLPLAWMNYDTALSRQGFLADQIVGALVQFVALGIVLTLSFMAAESLSRKAFPHHIQFWKLGSRGVANTRPVLGYTVAGYLLVPLFFGYEVALYFFSNNVLGWWSPSNALLEPDVLATYLPWLSSIAISLQAGFWEECLFRAVPLAGAALLGRRFGKPALWIGAAMVLQALIFGAGHAAYPTQPAYARVVELILPSLFFGAIYLRYGLLPAIVLHFAFDVVWFAIPLFVSEAPGVWIDQVLVVLLTLVPLGAIGWVRWRSREWSALTPDKLNGAWSPPPARESESETEAPPVASVPVLSPALRSGLLLGGIAGLAVWVLLGRFQTDVPALEVDREQAVTIARDALEERGVQIPPSWREMVSVRGEPTRSGRFVWQTAGREAHGQLAGSYVPGAHWRIRYATFEGSVEERAEEYRVIVADPDSVPRVIHRLPEAREGAALSEEEARSKAQAAVSGRFGLATGDLEEVSADPSQRPARRDWTFVFADRTQSLPQGEARVAVVVAGDEVSDVYRLVHLPEDWERDERSRGNLVRILGIVGGGLLVLGAVVGAVVALIRWSRGKFSARTFFWLASILILLRLIVFFNRWPALTSNLTTAAPLSHQLLALIAGSLIGILFLSLLVALLFGWVKASGFWGDEPTGAKIALGVAMGVAAKGLEVLATAFAAAKAPAWPQFRVMDDYLPAIGPLMEAIIQYLTLLCVLLVTVTLVEVLTRGWSRRRYAGGLLILLGLAVQGADVEGLGEWLVMGLLLGAVLLAAYIYLRTEAGLIPLALASYLALGLIQQAVDQPYGGALLHYGLAAAGPLVAGWLFWRHLGERVKQSVTSAPRSEQQA, encoded by the coding sequence ATGAAAACCAATCGCCCTCTCTTCTGGATCGTGCTGGTGCTGCTCTCGCTGAGTTCCCTGGTGGGGGCTTACCGGTATTTTGGGGAGGCTTTCCCTCTCATCACCCTGGATCTTCAGATGGATCGGGCCACCGCCCTGCAGCGGGCCAAGGAGCTGGCCGGTCGCTACCACTGGGGCCCGCAGGATTATGAGCAGGCGGCCTCCTTCGGCTCGAGTTCTCAGGTGCAGAACTTCATCGAGCTCGAGGGCGGGGGCAAGGAGGCTTTCACCAGGGTGATGGCCAGCGACCTCTACTCCGCCTACACCTGGGGAGTCCGACACTTTCGCGAGAAGGAGACCACCGAGAGCCTGATTCGCTTTACCCCGGCCGGAGAGCTGTGGGGGTTTCGCGAGACGCTCCCGGAAGACCAGCCGGGAGCCACGCTCTCGGAAGAGAAGGCCCGACATCTGGCCGAATCCCGGCTGAAGGAGATTCTGGGAATCGAACTTGGGCCCTATGAACTGGTGGAGCACGCCCAGGAAGTGCAGCCGGGAGGGCGAACCGATCATCGGCTGGTCTACGAGCACCGGCGCCGGGATATCGGGGAAGCTCGCTACCGGCTGCGTTTGACGGTGAGCGGGGACCGGTTCACCGAGATCGGGCGCTATATCAAGGTGCCCGAGTCCTTCAACCGGCGCTACCAGGAGATGCGCTCCTCCAACACCACCATCGGGACCGTTGGAGGCGTGGCCATGGTGTTGGTCTATATCCTGGGCGGGTGTCTCATCGGTCTTTTTTTTCTCCTGCGCCGGGGATGGGTGCTGTGGAAACAAGCCCTTTTCTGGGGTCTGCTGGTTGCCTCTCTGCAAGGCCTGGTGGCCCTCAACCAGTTGCCGCTGGCCTGGATGAACTATGACACGGCCTTGTCCCGGCAGGGATTCCTGGCCGACCAGATCGTGGGGGCCCTGGTCCAGTTCGTGGCCCTGGGCATTGTGCTGACTCTCTCCTTCATGGCCGCCGAGTCGCTCTCGCGGAAGGCCTTTCCCCACCATATTCAATTCTGGAAACTGGGATCTCGGGGAGTGGCCAATACGAGGCCGGTCCTGGGATACACGGTGGCGGGATATCTACTGGTGCCGCTCTTCTTCGGGTATGAAGTGGCTCTCTATTTCTTCTCCAACAACGTGCTGGGTTGGTGGTCCCCCTCCAATGCGCTGCTGGAGCCGGATGTGCTGGCGACCTATCTGCCCTGGCTTTCATCCATTGCCATTTCGCTTCAGGCCGGTTTCTGGGAGGAGTGCCTGTTTCGGGCCGTCCCCCTGGCGGGCGCTGCGCTGCTGGGGCGTCGTTTCGGGAAGCCGGCGCTCTGGATCGGAGCCGCCATGGTCCTGCAGGCGCTGATTTTCGGGGCCGGCCACGCGGCCTATCCCACCCAACCCGCCTACGCCCGGGTGGTGGAGTTGATCCTGCCGTCCCTTTTCTTCGGCGCCATCTACCTGAGGTATGGGCTGCTGCCGGCCATCGTGCTCCACTTCGCCTTCGACGTGGTCTGGTTCGCCATTCCGCTGTTCGTGTCCGAGGCGCCCGGCGTCTGGATCGATCAGGTCCTGGTGGTCCTGCTCACCCTGGTTCCCCTGGGCGCCATCGGGTGGGTCAGATGGCGGTCCCGGGAATGGAGCGCTCTGACGCCCGACAAGTTGAACGGAGCCTGGAGTCCCCCTCCGGCCCGAGAGTCCGAGTCCGAGACGGAAGCGCCGCCGGTGGCGAGCGTTCCAGTCCTGTCTCCGGCTCTGCGGTCCGGATTGCTCCTGGGCGGGATTGCCGGGCTGGCGGTCTGGGTCCTGTTGGGGAGATTCCAGACGGACGTGCCCGCGCTGGAGGTGGACCGGGAGCAGGCGGTGACGATCGCCCGGGATGCGCTGGAGGAGAGAGGTGTTCAGATTCCTCCGTCCTGGCGGGAGATGGTCTCCGTCCGGGGGGAGCCGACCCGGTCCGGCCGCTTTGTCTGGCAGACGGCCGGACGGGAGGCCCACGGCCAACTGGCCGGTTCCTACGTGCCCGGGGCGCACTGGAGGATTCGTTATGCCACCTTTGAAGGCAGCGTGGAGGAGCGGGCAGAGGAGTACCGGGTGATTGTGGCCGACCCGGACTCGGTCCCCCGTGTGATCCACAGGCTTCCGGAAGCCCGGGAGGGAGCGGCCCTGTCCGAGGAGGAGGCGCGGTCCAAGGCCCAGGCCGCGGTTTCGGGCCGTTTCGGCCTGGCAACGGGAGATCTCGAGGAGGTTTCGGCCGACCCCTCTCAGCGGCCGGCCCGCAGGGACTGGACCTTTGTCTTTGCCGATCGGACCCAGTCGCTTCCGCAGGGCGAGGCCCGGGTAGCGGTTGTGGTAGCGGGAGACGAAGTGTCCGACGTCTACCGCCTGGTTCACCTGCCCGAGGATTGGGAGCGGGACGAGCGCAGCCGCGGCAATCTTGTCAGGATCCTCGGCATTGTCGGCGGCGGCCTGCTGGTGCTGGGAGCGGTGGTCGGAGCCGTGGTCGCGCTGATCCGGTGGAGCCGGGGGAAGTTTTCGGCTCGGACATTCTTCTGGCTGGCCTCTATCCTGATTCTGCTCCGTCTGATTGTCTTTTTCAATCGATGGCCGGCATTGACCTCGAATCTGACCACGGCCGCGCCACTAAGTCACCAGCTTCTGGCGCTGATTGCGGGCAGCCTCATCGGGATCCTCTTTCTCTCTCTCCTGGTGGCCTTGCTGTTCGGCTGGGTCAAGGCCTCGGGTTTCTGGGGCGATGAACCCACCGGCGCAAAAATCGCGCTGGGGGTGGCAATGGGGGTCGCAGCCAAGGGTCTCGAGGTGCTGGCAACCGCCTTTGCCGCCGCCAAGGCTCCGGCATGGCCTCAGTTCAGAGTGATGGACGACTACCTGCCGGCAATCGGTCCGCTGATGGAAGCGATCATCCAATACCTCACGCTCTTGTGCGTCCTGCTGGTGACGGTCACCCTCGTGGAGGTCCTGACCCGCGGCTGGAGCCGGCGCCGCTACGCCGGCGGCCTGCTGATCCTGCTGGGGCTGGCGGTGCAGGGCGCCGACGTCGAGGGTCTGGGGGAATGGCTGGTCATGGGTTTGCTGTTGGGCGCCGTGCTGCTGGCCGCCTATATCTATCTGCGGACCGAGGCGGGCCTGATCCCTCTGGCGCTGGCTTCCTACCTGGCTCTGGGTCTGATCCAGCAGGCGGTCGACCAACCCTACGGGGGAGCCCTGCTGCACTATGGCCTGGCGGCGGCAGGTCCCTTGGTTGCCGGCTGGCTCTTCTGGCGGCACCTGGGCGAGCGGGTCAAGCAGAGCGTAACCTCGGCACCGCGCTCGGAGCAGCAGGCCTGA
- a CDS encoding NHLP family bacteriocin export ABC transporter peptidase/permease/ATPase subunit — protein sequence MPPRVSKRRSNKAASEVSKRRITTPILLQMHASECGAACLGSVLAYFGRWVPLTELREKCEVSRDGSSAASIFRASKHYGLRCSGLSLRANQLKKLQLPLILFWQFSHFVVLEGFDGDHFHLNDPSTGRRRVLAEEFNKSYSGIALRFERGADFRPGGERPGLFGQLAGLLAGSWSVLAWVIACALMLALLALVVPASLSVFVDDVLQSHGPWGGLVAALLGGGILVYILSLLKHRFLKRLAIRISVIGFNRGMSRLLRLPVEFFQHRLVGDLTDRVSSTDRVAKNLTDQFLVLVIDMAMSAVLLIAMFAYDVLLALIVLSLALLHGLLAHFLNRLRTVRSQAMRREQGLLIGVGMQMLSHADNLRMTGSDDRFFSRWSGQQARELQARQLVSELGSVSTALPGLITTLRSAAVLGIGGSLVMTGDMTLGMLVGFYILAEMFLAPVGRFLEFADKRRALETDLQRLEDIFKTAEDPVFNRRSPETASIPTFNGRLQLAGQLEMRNVSFGFNKSRPPLIKDFNLVIKPGQRVAVVGPSGSGKSTLARLVSGIYQPWSGEILFDGHPREEIPEEVLRRSISMVDQEVVLFSASLRDNITLWNPAVPDTAIVDATRDACIHDEILVRPQGYSTLVEEGGVNFSGGQRQRLEIARALVGHPTVLILDEATSALDAATEEHVDEALRRRGVTCLIVAHRLSTVRDCDEIIVLDEGVEVQRGTHDELIADRDGAYYKLVRSG from the coding sequence ATGCCGCCGAGGGTCTCCAAAAGGCGAAGCAACAAGGCCGCGTCCGAGGTCTCCAAAAGAAGGATAACCACGCCAATTCTGTTGCAGATGCACGCATCGGAATGTGGCGCCGCCTGCCTTGGCAGCGTACTGGCCTACTTCGGTCGCTGGGTGCCGCTGACCGAACTGCGCGAGAAATGCGAGGTGAGCCGCGACGGTAGCAGCGCCGCCAGCATCTTTCGCGCCTCCAAACACTATGGGCTCCGCTGCAGCGGACTCAGCCTTCGCGCCAATCAACTGAAGAAGCTGCAGTTGCCCCTGATCCTCTTCTGGCAATTCAGCCACTTCGTCGTCCTCGAAGGGTTCGACGGCGACCATTTCCATCTCAACGACCCGTCCACGGGGCGGCGCAGGGTTCTCGCCGAAGAGTTCAACAAGAGCTACAGCGGCATTGCGCTGCGGTTCGAGCGGGGCGCCGATTTCAGACCCGGTGGCGAACGGCCCGGCTTGTTCGGGCAATTGGCCGGTTTGCTCGCCGGATCATGGAGTGTGCTCGCCTGGGTGATTGCCTGCGCGCTCATGCTGGCGTTGCTGGCGCTGGTTGTTCCCGCATCTCTCAGTGTATTCGTGGACGATGTTCTGCAAAGCCACGGGCCCTGGGGTGGGTTGGTGGCAGCGTTGCTTGGCGGCGGGATCCTGGTTTACATCCTGTCCCTGCTCAAGCACCGATTCCTGAAGCGTCTCGCCATCCGGATTTCCGTGATTGGCTTCAATCGTGGCATGTCACGGCTGCTGCGGTTGCCGGTGGAGTTTTTTCAACACCGGCTGGTCGGCGATTTGACCGATCGAGTTTCATCCACCGACAGAGTCGCGAAAAATCTGACGGACCAGTTTCTTGTGCTCGTAATCGACATGGCCATGAGCGCGGTCCTGCTCATCGCGATGTTTGCCTACGATGTCCTGCTCGCGCTGATCGTGCTGTCTCTGGCCCTGCTGCACGGATTGCTGGCCCACTTCCTGAACCGGCTCCGGACTGTTCGAAGCCAGGCGATGAGGCGCGAACAAGGATTGCTGATTGGCGTGGGCATGCAGATGTTGAGCCATGCCGACAACCTGCGCATGACCGGATCGGATGACCGGTTCTTCTCTCGCTGGAGCGGTCAGCAGGCGCGCGAACTGCAGGCGCGCCAGCTCGTTTCCGAACTGGGCTCTGTCAGTACGGCGCTTCCGGGCCTGATCACGACACTTCGCAGCGCGGCGGTCCTGGGCATTGGGGGAAGCCTGGTCATGACCGGGGACATGACCCTGGGGATGCTGGTTGGGTTCTATATCCTGGCCGAGATGTTTCTGGCGCCCGTGGGGCGATTTTTGGAGTTCGCCGACAAACGCCGGGCGCTCGAAACCGACTTGCAACGACTGGAGGACATCTTCAAGACGGCTGAAGACCCCGTTTTCAACCGCCGCAGTCCGGAAACGGCGTCAATCCCCACCTTCAATGGCCGGCTCCAACTTGCAGGCCAGCTCGAAATGCGAAACGTCTCCTTCGGTTTCAACAAGAGCCGGCCACCCTTGATCAAGGACTTCAACCTGGTGATCAAGCCGGGACAGCGAGTTGCCGTGGTCGGCCCCAGCGGTTCCGGCAAGTCGACTCTGGCGCGCCTGGTTTCGGGCATCTATCAGCCCTGGTCGGGCGAAATCCTGTTTGACGGCCATCCGCGGGAAGAGATTCCCGAGGAAGTCCTGCGGCGGTCCATTTCCATGGTGGATCAGGAAGTTGTGCTTTTTTCCGCGTCCCTGCGCGACAACATCACCCTTTGGAACCCGGCCGTTCCGGATACGGCCATCGTCGACGCAACGCGAGATGCCTGCATCCATGACGAAATCCTGGTCAGGCCACAGGGATATTCGACCCTGGTCGAGGAAGGCGGGGTGAATTTCAGCGGCGGCCAGCGGCAGCGGCTGGAAATTGCCCGTGCATTGGTGGGCCATCCGACGGTGCTCATTCTGGACGAGGCGACCAGCGCGCTGGATGCAGCCACGGAGGAACACGTCGACGAGGCCTTGCGGCGTCGCGGTGTCACCTGCCTGATCGTGGCCCACCGTCTGAGCACCGTGCGGGATTGCGACGAAATCATCGTGCTGGACGAGGGTGTCGAAGTGCAGCGCGGCACACACGACGAGTTGATTGCGGACCGGGATGGCGCCTATTACAAGCTGGTGAGGTCGGGCTGA
- a CDS encoding sialidase family protein, translating into MKTRLAHYLLAAVMLATPTCGPGSIGPDAGQSRTGLFEQTDVFVAGQDGISQFRIPVLLTSTSGTLLAFCDARVEKPGDPPNNIDLVMKRSTDQGRTWGPLRVLLDVGEGATADSCGLVDRQTGTIWIFTVYCPVGVGTRTAKPGLSGDTFMYWAIKSTDDGLTWSDRIDLTPMFKKAEWNSGSPGPGKGMQMRSGRLIVPKYFVRDGYAASHVVFSDDHGESWTIGGEAYTNGTTNESQVAELSDGTLLLNMRGTEGNRRRISRSSDGGMSWSEVALDPALVEPRCQASLSNFTNRLDHDRDRFLFSNPAALERRNMTVRLSYDEGRTWPVSRQIHAGPSAYSCLTVLPDLTAGCLYERGDRTPYERITFARFDLEWLTRGQDRMKGEVRSLKGEG; encoded by the coding sequence GTGAAGACACGCCTTGCGCACTACCTGCTGGCGGCAGTAATGCTGGCCACTCCGACTTGCGGTCCGGGCTCGATCGGGCCGGACGCCGGCCAATCCCGGACCGGTCTCTTCGAACAAACCGACGTGTTTGTCGCCGGTCAGGACGGCATTTCCCAGTTTCGCATCCCGGTGCTGCTGACCTCCACCAGCGGGACTCTGCTGGCGTTCTGCGACGCCCGGGTGGAAAAGCCGGGAGATCCACCCAACAACATCGACCTGGTCATGAAACGGAGTACCGACCAGGGCAGGACCTGGGGACCGCTCCGGGTGTTGCTGGACGTCGGCGAGGGCGCCACTGCCGATTCCTGCGGGCTGGTGGACCGGCAGACGGGCACGATCTGGATCTTCACCGTCTACTGCCCGGTGGGAGTCGGCACCCGCACGGCCAAGCCGGGACTGTCCGGAGATACCTTCATGTACTGGGCCATCAAGAGCACCGACGACGGCCTGACCTGGTCGGACAGGATCGACTTGACCCCCATGTTCAAGAAAGCGGAGTGGAACTCCGGATCCCCCGGACCCGGCAAGGGCATGCAAATGCGAAGCGGACGCCTGATCGTCCCCAAATATTTCGTAAGGGACGGCTACGCCGCCTCTCACGTGGTCTTCAGCGACGACCATGGAGAGTCCTGGACGATCGGCGGCGAAGCCTATACCAACGGGACCACCAACGAGAGCCAGGTGGCGGAGTTGAGCGACGGAACCCTATTGCTGAACATGCGCGGGACCGAGGGGAACCGGCGCAGAATCAGCAGAAGCAGCGACGGCGGGATGAGCTGGTCGGAGGTTGCGCTGGATCCGGCTCTGGTCGAACCTCGCTGCCAGGCCAGCCTCTCCAACTTCACCAACCGGCTGGACCACGACAGGGACCGGTTCCTCTTTTCCAACCCGGCCGCCCTGGAACGCAGGAACATGACGGTTCGTCTCAGCTACGACGAGGGCCGCACCTGGCCTGTCTCCCGGCAGATTCATGCCGGGCCCTCCGCCTACTCCTGCCTGACGGTGCTGCCCGACCTGACGGCAGGCTGCCTCTACGAGCGAGGCGACCGGACCCCCTACGAAAGGATCACCTTCGCCAGGTTCGACCTGGAATGGCTGACCCGCGGCCAGGACAGGATGAAGGGGGAAGTTAGAAGTTTGAAGGGTGAAGGATGA
- a CDS encoding exo-alpha-sialidase, which produces MPERVILSVGTKKGLFVAEATKDHSGFDLRGPFGAGAPVDATLIDRRGAPRIYASSRNMFFGMKILVSSDLGRKFRETGSSPAFSKEDGRTLTNVWALEAGAAEGELLSGVEPAALFRSRDGGDSWELVSAISNHRHAPHWQPGGGGLCLHTIIRSENRVHLGISTGGHYLSEDGGETFDASNQGIAAAFLPDPYPEFGQCVHKIAVHPDNPERLYIQNHGGFPEQPGIGVLRSDDRGRSWRSIAEGLPSDFGLPILIHPHDPETVFVMPLEPVTRTCPGGAPAVWRSQDGGGSWRRLNRGLPERESYFTVLRDAMDFDRLASPAVYFGTTTGQLWMGRDGGEDWTCLFHSLPPIHCLKATVV; this is translated from the coding sequence GTGCCGGAACGGGTAATTCTCTCGGTGGGAACCAAGAAGGGACTCTTTGTGGCCGAAGCGACCAAGGACCACAGCGGGTTTGACCTGCGCGGGCCGTTCGGAGCCGGCGCACCGGTCGATGCCACCCTGATCGACAGGCGGGGCGCCCCCCGCATCTATGCCTCCAGCCGCAACATGTTTTTCGGCATGAAGATCCTGGTCTCCAGTGACCTGGGCCGTAAATTCCGGGAGACGGGGTCGTCGCCCGCCTTCTCCAAGGAGGATGGACGCACCCTGACCAACGTGTGGGCGCTGGAAGCGGGCGCCGCCGAAGGGGAGCTGTTGTCGGGAGTCGAACCCGCGGCGCTCTTCCGAAGTCGGGATGGCGGAGACTCCTGGGAGCTGGTTTCCGCCATCAGCAACCACCGGCACGCGCCTCACTGGCAGCCTGGCGGCGGCGGTCTCTGCCTGCATACCATTATCCGCTCGGAGAACCGAGTGCACCTGGGGATCTCGACAGGAGGCCACTATCTGAGCGAGGATGGTGGAGAAACCTTTGACGCCTCCAACCAGGGAATCGCAGCGGCATTCCTGCCGGACCCCTATCCGGAGTTCGGCCAGTGCGTCCACAAGATCGCCGTGCACCCCGACAATCCGGAAAGACTCTACATTCAGAATCACGGCGGCTTCCCCGAACAACCAGGCATCGGCGTGTTGCGCAGCGACGACCGCGGCCGCAGTTGGCGGTCAATCGCCGAAGGGCTTCCCTCCGATTTCGGGTTGCCGATCCTCATCCATCCCCACGACCCCGAGACCGTCTTCGTGATGCCGCTGGAACCCGTGACCCGCACCTGTCCCGGAGGCGCGCCCGCGGTCTGGCGCAGCCAGGACGGAGGCGGTTCCTGGAGACGCCTGAACCGGGGACTTCCCGAAAGAGAGAGCTACTTCACCGTGCTGCGGGATGCCATGGACTTCGACCGGCTGGCCTCGCCGGCGGTTTACTTCGGGACCACTACCGGGCAACTCTGGATGGGTCGGGACGGCGGGGAGGACTGGACGTGCCTGTTCCATTCGCTGCCGCCGATCCATTGCCTCAAGGCCACCGTAGTGTGA